One window of Halococcus salifodinae DSM 8989 genomic DNA carries:
- a CDS encoding rhamnosyltransferase WsaF family glycosyltransferase, translated as MTNPDGEREGSTALRVLWLTPDKPADISVGRRRIAEHLRKDGIDVTLRGTTPQTLLASLRERDSYDVVVGTTRSGAMAGVVLKLLGTPFVVDHIDPIRQFADTHSSELAFAVRAAENVAFTLADHTLYVYEEERDRVRRYARAATATDLGVAYDRFADPDPASVERARDRLATVGIDADDRVAIYVGGLEPIYHIDELLAAIERLDGWTLVVLGAGSLVEHVERAARECENVVFLGTVDHDAVPGYLHAADVGISLVDDPHTLKVLEYAAAGLGVVQARGRAEERFGEHVTFCDPTPTAIARAVRRAGDGGASDEDGADDEKGATEAFRTFVRRFDYERVAATYGKVLEGVARGEGR; from the coding sequence TCACACCCGACAAGCCGGCGGACATCAGCGTCGGGCGGCGGCGGATCGCCGAACACCTCCGCAAGGACGGGATCGACGTGACGCTCCGCGGGACTACCCCGCAAACGCTCCTCGCCTCGCTCCGCGAACGCGACAGCTACGACGTCGTCGTGGGAACGACGCGCTCGGGCGCGATGGCCGGCGTCGTCCTGAAACTCCTCGGAACGCCGTTCGTGGTCGACCACATCGATCCCATCCGGCAGTTCGCCGACACTCACTCTTCGGAACTCGCGTTCGCGGTCCGGGCCGCCGAAAACGTCGCCTTCACGCTCGCCGATCACACTCTCTACGTCTACGAGGAGGAACGAGATCGCGTCCGGCGGTACGCCCGCGCCGCAACCGCAACCGACCTCGGGGTGGCGTACGATCGGTTCGCCGATCCCGACCCGGCAAGCGTCGAGCGCGCACGCGACCGTCTCGCCACCGTGGGGATCGACGCCGACGACCGAGTGGCGATCTACGTCGGCGGTCTCGAACCGATCTACCACATCGACGAACTGCTCGCGGCGATCGAGCGCCTGGACGGGTGGACGCTCGTCGTGCTCGGTGCGGGATCATTGGTGGAGCATGTCGAGCGCGCCGCCCGCGAGTGCGAGAACGTCGTCTTTCTCGGAACGGTCGATCACGACGCGGTGCCGGGCTATCTCCACGCCGCGGACGTCGGAATCTCGCTGGTTGATGACCCACACACGCTGAAAGTGCTCGAATATGCGGCAGCGGGGCTGGGCGTCGTGCAGGCTCGCGGCCGCGCCGAGGAGCGCTTCGGCGAGCACGTCACGTTCTGCGACCCGACGCCGACGGCCATCGCCCGGGCCGTGCGACGAGCGGGCGATGGTGGAGCCAGCGACGAGGACGGAGCCGACGACGAGAAGGGAGCCACCGAGGCGTTCCGGACGTTCGTTCGCAGGTTCGATTACGAGCGGGTGGCGGCGACGTACGGGAAGGTACTCGAAGGCGTGGCGAGGGGAGAGGGCCGATAA